One genomic segment of Kiritimatiella glycovorans includes these proteins:
- a CDS encoding glycosyltransferase, with amino-acid sequence MRICMFTDSFLPRVSGVSFAVINQANELVKRGHEVTIFRPRPMKDAGGDALNEMHPEARIHDLPISIPTRKFPDLNIAVPSFFPAYQTVREFRPELIHVHTEWGCGWEGLLQSRIRNVPVIGTFHTFYAEPGYLRHFYMPDTRLTKEMMWKYSITFFNRCNAVISPSRTVKRFLMLKGLKWEPTVISNGIREPELRADEEIAALREQYGIRDTFNFIYIGRVSGEKSLDVAVEAFRQVYLKHKHARFVIVGDGSANRELDRLIPRAGIESAVVRVGRVTHDRLIADNIPRLGDAFITASKTENQPVSLLEAMAFGLPIIGPRSRGIPELVEHGVNGYLFRPDDAGRMAGLMNALVEDRALMDSMRQGAAEKVRPHAISNVAERLETIYRNAIDTADASGRTAAK; translated from the coding sequence ATGCGTATCTGCATGTTTACAGACAGTTTTCTGCCGCGGGTGTCCGGCGTGAGTTTCGCCGTGATCAATCAGGCCAATGAGCTGGTCAAGCGCGGCCACGAAGTGACGATCTTCAGGCCGCGGCCGATGAAGGATGCCGGCGGAGATGCGCTCAACGAGATGCATCCCGAAGCGCGCATCCACGATCTCCCGATCAGCATCCCCACGCGCAAGTTTCCGGACCTGAACATCGCCGTACCCTCGTTTTTTCCGGCCTACCAGACCGTGCGCGAATTCCGTCCGGAACTGATTCATGTGCACACCGAGTGGGGCTGCGGCTGGGAGGGGCTTCTCCAGTCCCGGATCCGGAACGTCCCCGTGATCGGTACGTTCCACACCTTTTACGCCGAACCGGGATACCTGCGCCACTTCTACATGCCCGATACGAGGCTCACCAAGGAGATGATGTGGAAGTACTCGATCACCTTTTTCAATCGCTGCAACGCGGTGATCAGCCCCTCGCGCACGGTCAAGCGGTTCCTGATGCTCAAGGGCCTCAAGTGGGAGCCGACGGTGATTTCCAACGGCATCCGCGAACCCGAACTGCGCGCCGATGAAGAGATCGCCGCACTGAGAGAGCAATACGGGATCCGGGATACCTTCAACTTTATCTACATCGGAAGGGTCTCGGGTGAAAAGTCGCTCGATGTGGCCGTAGAGGCCTTCCGGCAGGTGTACCTGAAACATAAGCACGCCCGATTTGTGATTGTCGGCGACGGCAGCGCGAACCGGGAACTCGACCGGCTGATCCCGCGGGCCGGGATCGAATCCGCCGTCGTGCGCGTCGGACGCGTGACCCACGACCGGCTGATCGCCGATAATATCCCGCGGCTGGGCGATGCCTTCATCACCGCGAGCAAAACCGAGAACCAGCCGGTCAGTCTGCTGGAAGCGATGGCCTTCGGCCTGCCGATCATCGGCCCGCGCTCGCGAGGCATCCCGGAGCTGGTCGAACACGGCGTCAATGGATATCTGTTCCGTCCGGACGACGCGGGCCGGATGGCCGGACTGATGAACGCACTCGTCGAAGACCGCGCGCTGATGGATTCGATGCGGCAGGGCGCCGCGGAAAAGGTCCGGCCGCACGCGATTTCCAACGTCGCGGAGCGGCTGGAGACCATTTACCGGAACGCCATCGATACGGCCGATGCCTCCGGACGGACGGCGGCGAAGTGA
- a CDS encoding aspartate ammonia-lyase codes for MRTEKDGLGTREVPDDALFGIHTLRSMENFGSAGAKLPLELIYAMARIKRACARANRGLGLLEKDTAEAIQKACDAVLAGGHDDQFPVDVFQAGSGTSSHMNLNEVLANLAAIELGGAPGDRDRVHPNDDVNRGQSTNNVFPSAIRVAVVLGLPELDRAAEHLEEALEERARAFAGVRKSGRTHLQDAVPITLGMEFAAWARAVRKDRGRLDAAAEPLRELGVGGNAVGTGLNTPHAFREKILAALNEDTGGHFAVAEDGVEATQFLTDAGAFSGALRAFAHDLLKIVNDLRLLSSGPRTGLGEITLPAVEPGSSIMPGKLNPSICEAANMACMQVLGLDHAVSLACGAGQLELNTHMPLVGANLITSARIIRRICTALADRCIRGIEANEAVCRRNFEQSAGLATVLNPVLGYDRVCELVRESVASGRPMSELVSEKGLMSDVEWQRLVEASTGPSD; via the coding sequence ATGCGGACGGAAAAAGACGGTTTAGGAACCCGGGAGGTGCCGGACGATGCGCTCTTCGGCATCCATACGCTGCGTTCGATGGAAAACTTCGGTTCCGCCGGCGCGAAGCTGCCGCTCGAACTGATCTATGCCATGGCGCGCATCAAACGGGCCTGCGCCCGGGCCAACCGCGGTCTCGGTCTTCTGGAAAAGGACACGGCGGAGGCGATCCAGAAGGCCTGCGACGCCGTGCTGGCGGGGGGGCACGACGACCAGTTTCCGGTCGATGTCTTCCAGGCGGGCTCCGGCACCTCCTCGCACATGAACCTCAACGAGGTGCTCGCCAACCTCGCGGCGATCGAACTCGGCGGCGCGCCGGGCGACCGCGACCGCGTCCATCCCAACGACGACGTCAACCGGGGGCAGTCCACCAATAATGTCTTCCCCTCCGCGATCCGCGTGGCGGTGGTCCTGGGCCTTCCGGAGCTCGACCGCGCAGCGGAGCACCTCGAAGAGGCGCTCGAAGAACGCGCCCGGGCCTTTGCGGGCGTAAGGAAGAGCGGCCGCACTCATCTGCAGGATGCGGTGCCGATCACGCTCGGCATGGAATTCGCGGCCTGGGCGCGCGCCGTGCGCAAGGATCGCGGAAGGCTGGACGCGGCGGCGGAACCGCTGCGCGAACTCGGCGTCGGCGGCAACGCGGTCGGCACGGGACTCAACACCCCGCACGCCTTCCGGGAGAAGATCCTGGCGGCGCTGAACGAAGATACCGGCGGGCATTTCGCGGTCGCGGAAGACGGCGTGGAGGCGACCCAGTTCCTGACCGACGCGGGGGCGTTCTCGGGCGCGCTGCGCGCCTTCGCGCACGACCTCCTGAAAATCGTCAACGACCTGCGCCTGCTGAGTTCGGGCCCCCGCACCGGGCTGGGCGAGATCACCCTGCCGGCCGTGGAGCCGGGATCCTCGATCATGCCGGGCAAGCTGAACCCCAGCATCTGCGAAGCCGCGAACATGGCCTGCATGCAGGTGCTGGGACTGGACCATGCCGTATCGCTCGCCTGCGGCGCCGGTCAGCTCGAACTCAACACTCATATGCCGCTGGTCGGTGCCAACCTCATAACCTCAGCCCGCATCATCCGGCGGATCTGCACGGCCCTGGCGGACCGCTGCATCCGGGGCATTGAAGCCAACGAGGCGGTCTGCCGCCGCAATTTCGAGCAAAGCGCGGGGCTGGCGACGGTGCTCAACCCGGTGCTCGGCTACGACCGCGTATGCGAACTGGTGCGCGAATCGGTGGCCTCCGGTCGCCCGATGTCCGAACTGGTTTCGGAAAAGGGTCTGATGAGTGACGTGGAATGGCAGCGGCTCGTCGAGGCCTCGACCGGCCCCTCCGACTGA
- a CDS encoding ATP-binding protein, with the protein MINGVERSPVPLPRQRLAEAEWRHQRERLVDHPGLLRALDSVPDMILVVNDRRQCLHANRAFRDFLADEVGDPDALRGRRPGEILGCIHRDEGPDGCGTSSFCRYCGAARSMARCDAENAEAVEECHLLRRSNGEEVAVDLRVWSSPLVVDDERFTLFSARDISDEHRRRVLERIFFHDILNTAGGLRGVAAALAESPLQDAELEELAHLLCESADDLLEEIRAYKTLTAAERGELEPEFARLDPGAVTRRVHRRLAQSEPAADKTFDLQLAEDVPAIVSDASLLGRVLTNLSKNALEASGAGDAVRVELSAAPGGGVCWSVRNPAVMSEEVKAGVFKRSFSTKGLNRGLGTYSIRLLTESYLKGEVDFTSTEEEGTVFRLALPAGPDGRGAG; encoded by the coding sequence ATGATAAACGGTGTCGAACGTTCCCCCGTACCGCTGCCGCGCCAGCGCCTGGCGGAAGCCGAATGGCGGCACCAGCGCGAGCGGCTGGTCGACCATCCCGGTCTTCTGCGCGCGCTCGACTCCGTGCCGGACATGATCCTGGTGGTCAACGACCGACGCCAGTGTCTGCACGCCAACCGCGCCTTCCGTGATTTTCTCGCGGATGAAGTCGGGGACCCCGACGCCCTCCGGGGGCGGCGCCCCGGGGAGATCCTTGGCTGCATCCACCGCGACGAAGGTCCGGACGGGTGCGGCACCTCCTCCTTCTGCCGCTACTGCGGCGCGGCGCGCTCGATGGCGCGGTGCGACGCCGAAAACGCGGAGGCGGTCGAGGAGTGTCATCTCCTGCGGCGCAGCAACGGCGAAGAGGTCGCCGTCGATCTGCGGGTCTGGTCCAGCCCGCTGGTGGTCGACGACGAACGCTTCACGCTGTTCTCGGCCCGCGACATCAGCGATGAGCACCGGCGCCGGGTCCTCGAACGCATCTTCTTCCACGACATCCTCAACACGGCCGGGGGGTTGCGCGGCGTGGCCGCGGCCCTGGCGGAGTCGCCGCTGCAGGACGCCGAACTGGAGGAGCTGGCACACCTGTTGTGCGAATCCGCCGACGACCTGCTGGAGGAGATCCGCGCCTACAAGACGCTGACCGCGGCCGAGCGGGGCGAGCTGGAGCCCGAGTTCGCGCGGCTCGATCCGGGGGCGGTGACGCGCCGCGTCCACAGACGTCTCGCACAGAGCGAACCCGCCGCCGACAAGACGTTCGATCTGCAGCTCGCGGAGGACGTTCCGGCGATCGTCTCCGACGCCTCGCTGCTGGGACGGGTCCTCACCAACCTGTCCAAGAACGCCCTGGAGGCCTCGGGCGCCGGGGACGCCGTACGCGTCGAACTGTCCGCGGCGCCCGGCGGCGGGGTCTGCTGGAGCGTGCGCAACCCCGCCGTCATGTCCGAAGAGGTCAAGGCCGGGGTCTTCAAGCGCTCTTTCTCCACGAAAGGCTTGAACCGCGGTCTGGGCACCTACAGTATCAGGCTCCTCACCGAGTCGTACCTGAAGGGCGAAGTGGATTTCACGTCGACCGAGGAAGAGGGAACGGTATTCCGGCTCGCGTTGCCGGCCGGACCGGACGGCCGGGGGGCGGGCTGA
- a CDS encoding FAD-binding oxidoreductase, which translates to MPRISNWGRYPSVEAAMHEFEDAGQLAETLSGLDSAIPRGNGRCYGDSALAPAMISTLRYNRLLSFDEATGELRCQSGVLLSDILDVFVPRGWFLPVTPGTKRITVGGAIAADVHGKSHHVDGSFSRHVRELEIMLPDGSVKRCSRSENADLFRLTCGGMGLTGVILSASFRLRPVESAYIREETIRAPNLAAIMDLFEESSGWTHSVAWIDCLSTGARLGRSLMMRGEHAGAAELPTERERRAPLSLKPGREMNVPFTFPNFALNRLTMKAFNFAYYHRMIANRRLRITDYNRFFYPLDAVRNWNRIYGSRGFTQYQFVLPKAAGRAGLERILHRIAKSGMGSFLAVLKLFGPQDDPLSFPMEGYTLALDFAIRPALFPLLDELDAMVAEYGGRLYLAKDARMSRAMFMKTYPAAASYRRALAMLHEGGTRLASLQSDRIGLTD; encoded by the coding sequence GTGCCGAGAATATCCAACTGGGGCCGCTATCCGTCGGTCGAAGCCGCGATGCACGAGTTCGAGGACGCCGGGCAGCTCGCGGAGACGCTGTCGGGTCTGGACTCGGCGATTCCCCGCGGCAACGGGCGCTGCTACGGCGACTCCGCCCTCGCGCCCGCCATGATCTCCACCCTCCGCTACAACCGGCTGCTCTCCTTCGATGAAGCCACCGGTGAACTGCGCTGCCAGTCGGGCGTCCTGCTGTCCGACATCCTCGACGTCTTCGTGCCCCGCGGCTGGTTTCTGCCCGTCACGCCCGGCACCAAACGGATCACGGTCGGCGGCGCGATCGCCGCCGATGTTCACGGCAAGAGCCACCATGTCGACGGCAGTTTCAGCCGCCATGTGCGCGAACTGGAGATCATGCTTCCGGACGGTTCCGTGAAGCGCTGCTCGCGCAGCGAGAACGCCGATCTTTTCCGGCTGACCTGCGGCGGGATGGGGCTGACCGGGGTCATTCTCTCCGCCTCGTTCCGCCTGCGGCCGGTGGAATCGGCCTACATCCGCGAGGAGACGATCCGTGCTCCGAACCTGGCGGCGATCATGGACCTCTTCGAGGAATCATCCGGCTGGACGCACTCGGTCGCCTGGATCGACTGCCTGAGCACGGGAGCCCGCCTGGGGCGGAGCCTGATGATGCGCGGGGAACACGCCGGCGCCGCGGAACTGCCCACCGAGCGCGAACGGCGCGCACCGCTGTCGCTCAAACCGGGCCGCGAGATGAATGTGCCGTTCACCTTCCCGAATTTCGCCCTGAACCGGCTGACGATGAAGGCGTTCAATTTTGCCTATTACCATCGCATGATCGCCAACCGCCGGTTGCGGATCACTGATTATAACCGCTTTTTCTATCCGCTCGATGCCGTCCGCAACTGGAACCGCATCTACGGCTCGCGCGGCTTCACCCAGTACCAGTTCGTCCTGCCGAAGGCCGCGGGGCGCGCGGGACTGGAACGCATCCTGCACCGCATCGCGAAGAGCGGGATGGGCTCGTTCCTCGCCGTGCTGAAGCTTTTCGGCCCGCAGGACGACCCGCTTTCGTTCCCGATGGAGGGCTACACGCTGGCGCTCGATTTCGCGATCCGGCCCGCGCTGTTCCCGCTGCTCGACGAACTCGACGCCATGGTCGCGGAGTACGGCGGCCGGCTCTATCTCGCCAAGGATGCGCGCATGAGCCGCGCCATGTTCATGAAGACGTATCCCGCCGCGGCTTCGTACCGCCGGGCGCTCGCGATGCTCCACGAAGGGGGTACGCGGCTTGCGTCGCTGCAGTCGGACCGGATCGGGTTGACGGATTAA
- a CDS encoding SDR family oxidoreductase: MKNVLILGATSDIARALARACAGRGCRLMLAARDPARLEDDVKDLRIRSGAEVDAVQFDALDREAHPEWYAALPVAPDTAVCVFGCLGDEDAAENDPAEAHRIVDTNYAGAVSVLDRAAASMKEAGTGAIVGISSVAGDRGRGSNAHYGSAKAGFSAYLSGLRNRLFPAGVRVLTVKPGYVRTRMTAGMDLPDALTADPDDVADAVLKALDGRRDVIYVKWIWRWIMLVIRMIPEPVFKRLRL; encoded by the coding sequence ATGAAGAACGTGCTGATCCTGGGGGCGACCTCCGACATCGCGCGGGCCCTCGCCCGCGCCTGTGCCGGGCGCGGATGCCGGCTGATGCTCGCCGCGCGCGACCCGGCGCGGCTGGAGGACGACGTGAAGGACCTGCGCATCCGCTCCGGCGCAGAGGTCGATGCCGTGCAGTTCGACGCCCTCGACCGCGAGGCGCATCCGGAATGGTACGCCGCGCTGCCCGTCGCGCCGGATACCGCAGTCTGCGTATTCGGCTGTCTCGGCGACGAGGACGCCGCGGAAAACGATCCCGCCGAGGCGCACAGGATCGTGGATACAAATTACGCCGGAGCCGTGTCGGTGCTGGACCGCGCCGCGGCGTCGATGAAAGAGGCCGGAACGGGAGCGATCGTCGGGATCAGCTCGGTGGCCGGTGACCGGGGGAGGGGCTCGAACGCCCACTACGGCAGCGCCAAGGCCGGATTCAGCGCCTACCTCTCCGGCCTCCGTAACCGCCTCTTCCCCGCCGGCGTGCGCGTGCTCACCGTGAAGCCCGGCTACGTGCGCACCCGGATGACCGCCGGAATGGACCTGCCCGATGCGCTTACCGCAGACCCGGACGACGTCGCCGACGCGGTGCTCAAAGCCCTCGACGGACGGCGCGACGTGATCTACGTGAAGTGGATCTGGAGGTGGATCATGCTCGTGATCCGGATGATCCCCGAGCCGGTGTTCAAGCGACTGAGACTGTAG
- a CDS encoding glycine betaine ABC transporter substrate-binding protein produces the protein MKRWMIGVMVASGMFAAAVAAEPIVVGGKNFTEQFLLAEMAALLLEDAGYEVDLRTGVGSSLARKSLINGAFDLYYEYSGTAYTVYYKKKDRSVMTDRERVLEWVRKHDAKKGLVWLDPLPFNNTYTLIMRRAEAEEKGIDTISALASHVQNHPQDLAFGMNSEFWERPDGFKRLMKTCGFRVPYGQIRKMSTGLVYKALRDGQLDVAMGFATDGRIAAFDFVTLEDDCDFFPVYNPAPVVREAALEQYGGIREALAPLAEHLDTETIRELNSEVDIHHRDERAVAREWMTKEGILP, from the coding sequence ATGAAACGCTGGATGATAGGGGTCATGGTGGCGAGCGGGATGTTCGCCGCCGCGGTTGCGGCTGAACCGATCGTGGTCGGCGGCAAGAATTTTACGGAGCAGTTCCTGCTGGCCGAGATGGCGGCGCTCCTGCTGGAGGACGCGGGGTACGAAGTGGATCTGCGGACGGGGGTCGGATCGTCGCTGGCGCGGAAGTCGCTGATCAACGGGGCCTTCGACCTCTACTACGAGTACTCGGGCACGGCCTACACGGTTTATTACAAGAAGAAGGACCGCTCGGTCATGACCGACCGCGAGCGGGTGCTGGAATGGGTCCGCAAGCATGACGCGAAGAAAGGGCTGGTCTGGCTCGATCCGCTCCCGTTCAACAACACCTATACGCTGATCATGCGCCGGGCGGAGGCGGAGGAGAAGGGGATCGACACGATTTCCGCCCTGGCCTCGCACGTGCAGAACCACCCGCAGGACCTGGCGTTCGGGATGAACAGCGAATTCTGGGAACGACCCGACGGATTCAAGCGGCTGATGAAAACCTGCGGGTTCCGCGTGCCCTACGGACAGATCCGGAAGATGTCCACCGGCCTCGTCTACAAGGCACTCCGCGACGGCCAGCTCGACGTGGCGATGGGGTTCGCCACGGACGGCCGCATCGCGGCGTTCGATTTCGTTACCCTGGAGGACGATTGCGATTTCTTCCCCGTGTATAACCCCGCGCCGGTGGTGCGCGAAGCGGCGCTGGAACAGTACGGCGGCATTCGCGAAGCCCTCGCCCCCCTTGCGGAGCATCTCGACACGGAGACCATCCGCGAACTCAATTCCGAGGTCGATATCCATCATCGCGACGAGCGCGCCGTGGCGCGGGAATGGATGACGAAAGAGGGGATTTTGCCGTGA
- a CDS encoding DUF721 domain-containing protein: MKEEPERRRSYRPDYWRMQRERLRISAPRPPEPLRHTKRVDEVLAPVLGGMGLEDAFRVSRLHEDWAEIAGRPVADHTRPGRLEGDRLVVYVDHPMWMSELSRFGKGPLLEKVRRYVNDGSVQDLVLKIDPGRRPGSTSP; this comes from the coding sequence GTGAAAGAGGAACCTGAACGACGCAGGAGCTACCGGCCCGATTACTGGCGCATGCAGCGGGAACGCCTGCGGATCAGCGCGCCGCGGCCGCCCGAACCGCTCCGCCATACCAAGCGCGTCGATGAAGTGCTCGCGCCCGTACTCGGCGGGATGGGGCTCGAGGACGCCTTTCGCGTAAGCCGGCTGCACGAGGACTGGGCGGAAATCGCCGGCCGCCCCGTGGCGGATCATACCCGCCCCGGCCGCCTGGAGGGCGACCGCCTCGTAGTCTATGTCGACCACCCCATGTGGATGAGTGAGCTGTCGAGGTTCGGCAAGGGACCGCTGCTGGAAAAGGTGCGGCGTTACGTGAACGACGGGAGCGTGCAGGACCTCGTGCTGAAAATCGATCCGGGCAGACGCCCGGGTTCAACCTCCCCCTGA
- a CDS encoding UDP-glucuronic acid decarboxylase family protein: MSEKRLTRKRVVVTGGAGFLGSHLCERLLNEGHDVLCVDNLFTGRKDNVLHLMDHPLFELMRHDITFPLYLEADEIYNLACPASPIHYQFDPVQTTKTSVHGAINVLGLAKRVGARVLQASTSEVYGDPQVHPQTESYWGHVNPVGPRACYDEGKRCAETLFFDYRREYSMPIKILRIFNTYGPRMHPQDGRVVSNFIVQALHHEPITIYGDGSQTRSFCYVDDLVEAMIRLMDTPDEVTGPVNAGNPVETPILALAEKIIAAVGSKSEIRMHPLPADDPRKRRPDISLAKELLDWEPEVDLDTGLERTIEYFRELLA; the protein is encoded by the coding sequence ATGAGCGAGAAAAGACTCACCCGCAAACGCGTGGTGGTGACCGGCGGGGCGGGTTTTCTGGGCTCGCATCTCTGCGAGCGGCTGCTGAACGAGGGGCACGACGTACTCTGCGTGGACAATTTATTCACGGGGCGTAAAGACAACGTGCTGCACCTCATGGACCACCCGCTCTTCGAGCTGATGCGCCATGACATCACCTTCCCCCTCTACCTCGAAGCGGACGAGATCTACAACCTGGCCTGTCCCGCCTCGCCGATCCACTATCAGTTCGATCCCGTGCAGACGACGAAGACCAGTGTCCACGGCGCGATCAACGTTCTGGGTCTCGCCAAGCGCGTCGGCGCCCGGGTGCTTCAGGCCTCGACCAGCGAGGTCTACGGCGATCCGCAGGTTCACCCCCAGACCGAATCCTACTGGGGCCACGTGAACCCGGTCGGTCCGCGCGCATGCTACGACGAGGGCAAACGCTGTGCGGAGACGCTGTTCTTCGACTACCGCCGCGAATATTCGATGCCGATCAAGATCCTGCGCATCTTCAACACCTACGGACCGCGCATGCACCCGCAGGACGGGCGCGTCGTCTCCAATTTCATCGTCCAGGCCCTGCACCACGAACCGATCACGATTTACGGCGACGGGTCTCAGACGCGTTCTTTCTGTTACGTGGACGACCTGGTCGAGGCGATGATCCGGCTGATGGACACCCCGGACGAAGTCACCGGGCCGGTCAATGCCGGCAATCCCGTCGAGACCCCCATCCTCGCGCTCGCGGAGAAGATTATCGCCGCCGTCGGCTCCAAATCGGAAATCCGGATGCACCCCCTGCCCGCCGACGATCCCCGGAAACGCCGGCCCGACATCTCGCTGGCGAAGGAGCTTCTGGACTGGGAGCCGGAAGTCGACCTCGACACGGGTCTGGAGCGGACGATCGAATACTTCCGCGAGCTGCTGGCGTAG
- a CDS encoding type I phosphomannose isomerase catalytic subunit — protein sequence MSELYPLKFRPVYKDYLWGGDRLASRFNRDLPGGRAAESWEISAHPDGLSVVREGPLAGRGLDELVAVYGRDLLGSAAPEDGFPLLIKLIDARDVLSVQVHPDNRSAARSGGDPKTEMWYFFEGDREAGVYCGLAPGTGRENFLAAVREQRLADVLRRVPAAAGEAVWVPGGRVHAIGRGCLLLEIQQNSNTTYRVYDWDRVGHDGRPRELHLEQALEVIDFGDEDDPRCTSRPFTEHGTAGDRICRSPYFRLDRFRLDAEITLQTDGTTFHAWFLPDGEARVRTAGGTTRWHGGESLLIPASTGTYTIQPLEGGGQALRTTLPGAEGD from the coding sequence GTGAGTGAGCTGTATCCGCTGAAATTCAGGCCGGTCTACAAGGACTACCTATGGGGGGGCGACCGCCTCGCCTCGCGATTCAACCGTGATCTGCCGGGCGGCCGCGCGGCGGAGTCGTGGGAGATCTCGGCGCATCCGGACGGCCTGAGCGTGGTCCGCGAGGGTCCGCTGGCGGGGCGCGGGCTGGACGAACTGGTCGCCGTGTACGGCCGCGACCTGCTGGGAAGCGCCGCGCCGGAGGACGGGTTCCCGCTGCTGATCAAGCTGATCGACGCCCGCGACGTGCTCAGCGTCCAGGTCCATCCCGATAACCGGAGCGCCGCGCGCTCGGGCGGCGACCCCAAGACGGAAATGTGGTATTTTTTCGAGGGCGATCGCGAGGCCGGCGTGTACTGCGGGCTGGCCCCCGGGACCGGACGCGAGAACTTCCTGGCCGCCGTGCGGGAACAACGGCTCGCCGACGTGCTGCGCCGCGTGCCCGCCGCCGCCGGCGAAGCCGTATGGGTCCCCGGCGGACGGGTACACGCCATCGGCCGCGGCTGCCTGCTGCTCGAGATTCAGCAGAACAGCAACACCACCTATCGCGTCTACGACTGGGACCGGGTGGGGCACGACGGCCGCCCGAGAGAGCTTCACCTCGAACAGGCGCTGGAGGTCATCGACTTCGGGGACGAAGACGATCCGCGCTGCACTTCGCGGCCCTTCACCGAACACGGCACCGCCGGCGACAGGATCTGCCGCTCGCCCTACTTCCGTCTCGACCGCTTCAGGCTCGACGCCGAGATCACGCTGCAGACGGACGGGACGACGTTTCACGCCTGGTTTCTTCCGGACGGGGAGGCCCGCGTGAGGACCGCCGGCGGGACGACGCGCTGGCACGGGGGCGAATCGCTGCTGATTCCCGCCTCGACGGGGACCTACACGATCCAGCCCCTCGAGGGGGGCGGTCAGGCTCTGAGGACCACGCTGCCCGGGGCGGAAGGGGATTGA